A region of the Campylobacter subantarcticus LMG 24377 genome:
TTAACCTTATTTTTTGTTTTTTTGCCGATATTGTATCTTATTAGTGTGAATTTTATGTGTAAGCTAGAATTTAAATAGCTTTTTGTTATAATTAATAAAAAACAAAGTAGGGTGATGGTAGCTTCTTTTTTAATCGCTTTAAATGTTGTTGTATTTATTTTTGTAAATTATCTTTATTTTGGATCATTGAAATTAGATCTTATTTTGGGTTTAAATTTATTTTTCTATCAAGGGTTTTACTGGCAAATTTTAAGCACAATGTTTATGCACGGAAACTGGACGCATTTGATTTTAAACATGATAGTGCTTTTTCAGTTTGGAATGATGTTGGAGAAATATTTAGGAAGTTTTAAATTTATCTTACTTTATCTAATAGGTGGAGTGTTTTGCTCTCTACTTAGTGTTTTTTATGTGTATTTAAGCTTTGATGGAAGTTTTGTGAATGTAGTGGGCGCAAGTGGTGCGATATGTGTTTTGATGGGTTATTATGCTTATTTGGATAAAACTGCCACTAAAGGATTAATCGTAGCGATATTATTAATGAGTTTTGTGCCTATTTTTATGGGGGTAAATGTGGCTTGGTATGCACATATTTTTGGATTTATATGCGGATATGTTTTGGGTAGGTTAAGAGTAATAAAATGAAATATATCTATTTTATCCGCCATGCAAAAGCTCAAAAAGAAAACTACGAACAAGACCTACAAAGAGAACTTAGCTCTAATGGAAAAGATGATTTAAAAACGATGATTTATAGAATTAAGGATTTGAATTTCAATGCACAAAGCATTATATCAAGTCCAGCAAAACGCAGTATAAAAACCGCACAAAAGTTTTGCAAATGTTTCTCACTGAAAGAAAAAGATATCACCATAGAAAAAAGCTTTTATGAAGGTGATGTGGATTGTATTTTAAATTTTATTAAAGAGCTTAAAGAGAGTAGGGTAGTGCTAATCATGCATAATCCTTTCTTGCAAGAACTATGTGAGTATTTAGCCCATATAGAATTAGAAAGCTTTCCAACTTCTGCTATTTTATGTATGCGTTTTGATATACAAGATTTTAAAGAGTTAAAAGAACATAGTGGGGAAGTAGTATTTTTTGACTATCCTAAAAGTTCAGATCATATTTAATTCAATTACGACTTTTAATTTACTTCGTTTTTATTTCAATTTATTTTAAGTGTAAAAATAAACTAAAATTTACCTGAAATATATTTCATGTTTTATCTTTACGAACTTCTTGTATAAAATTACTTATATTATTTTTCAAAAAATTATACTTATTTTTTTGTGGATAAGTTTTTATCGCGCAAAAGTTAAAATGCTTTAAAACACTATATTATAGGTATTTTGTAAGATGATGTGTTGATAGAAGTGTAGATAAATATAAAAGTTTGAAAATTATAGTTTTCAATACAAAATATATATTATTTCACTATTTTACTATTTATCATATAATTTTACATATATATTAAGTTTAAATTAAAATATTTTTATTTAGATAAAAGTCAAAAAAAGGTTTAGTGTTTAGGTTAAGATAATGGGCTTGAATGATTAAAATAAAAATGCAATCTAGAATGAGCGGTGAAAAATTTGTATTTATTTTGATTTTTGAATAAGTCTTGATAATTGCTTTGCTAAAATCATAGCACTATTTTCATTTTGTGAAAGTTTTTTCATATTCTCTTTAAATTCATACAATCTTTTTTCTTGACTAAAGTCGTTCTTGTAAATACTTTCTTGATTAGTTGTATTGTTTGGTTTGGTAGGTTTTTGTGGAGTTTTTTTTAAAAACATATCTTGCTCCTAGTTTTGTTTTTTATAATTATAGCTTGATATTTTTTAAGTTAGATTTTTTTATAATGCTTATATTTATATTAAAGGAAAAAGTTTGAAAACCATAGGTTTAATAGGAGGAATGAGCTATGAAAGCACATTAAGTTATTATGAGGTTATTAATAAAATTACAAACCATCAATTAGGTAAATTACATAGTGCTAAGATTGTTTTAACTAGTGTTGATTTTGAAGAGATTAAAGAGTGCCAAAACCAAAATGATTGGCAAAAAGCAAGTGAAATTTTAACCCATCATGCCCTACTTTTGGAAAAATGTGGCGTTGATTTTATCCTTATTTGTACTAATACAATGCATTGGTGTTATGAAGACATCCAAAGCCGTATTCAAACCCCTATTTTGCATATTACTAAAGCTATGCTTTTAGAACTTCAAGAGCAAAATGTGAGCAAGGTTTTATTGCTTGGTACTAAATACACAATGAAAGAGCGATTTTATAAAGAAATGCTAATCCAATCAGGCATTGAGGTGTTTACCCCTAAAGAAGATGATATGGTTAAAATCAATGATATTATCTTTGATGAGCTTTGCAAGGGTGTGATAAAAGAAAATTCAAAAAAATATTTTCATGATTTAATCGAGCAATTTCCACAAGCACAAGGGGTTATTTTAGGTTGTACCGAACTTGGTTTAATTATAAAAGAAAGCTCTAAGAGCTTGTTTGATAGTGCATATATCCATGCAAAAATTGCCACCTTGAAGGCTTTGGAGAATGAGTGATGAAATATCCGCTAGATTGTGAAGATAGTTTTGAAAAGTCGTTTTTATTTTGGTTGAGTCGTTATGTAAAATTTAAGCTTAATTCTTTATCAAACAAAGAATTAAAAGATCCGCAGGCTCTGGCTATGGTTAATTTAGCGCTTAGTAAAGGCGTTAAAAACATACAAGAGCTTGATGCTTATGTGAAAAAAGCTAGAAATGCGGGACTTAGCGGGGTAAATACTTATTTTAATCCCTTGAAAAAACTTTATGAATATTTGATGTTTTATAAGCTTTATTCTTTAAAGCAAATTGACGAGGAAATGCTAGTAGAGGTTTTAGCAAGCATTAGTGCTTCTTTATCTGATGCGAGTAAAAAAAATTACCGTATCGCAGTGATTAATTTTTTTGCATTTTTAGATAAACAAAATGAAGAAGATGATAAAGCGCATATTTTTGACATTAATCTTAAAAACTGGGCAGGTATAAGCGGATCTAAAGGAGTGAAACTACCTGAATATATGAGTGAAGATGAAGTTGGTAAATTTTTAGATGCTATTGATAATACAGATTTTAAAAATAACACCATACGTAATCGCTTGATTATTAAGATTATTATTTTCACAGGAATTCGTGTAAGTGAGGCTATTTATATTAAATTAAAAGATATTAGCGAGGAAAATGATCTTTATGTTATACGTATTAGAGGAAAAGGCAATAAATACCGTGTTGTGATGATAAAAAAAGAGTTAATAGAACATCTTTTAAAAGATGTGAGGGTAAACTACCTTTCTCAAGATGGGCTTTTGTTTGTTAACCGCAATGGCAAAGCCCTTACGCAAGCTTATATTTCACGCATAGTGGAGCAAATTTTATTTAAAGCTGGCATTCGCAAGCAAAAAAATGGCGCACATATGCTAAGACATACTTTTGCCACCCTACTTTATAAAAAGCAAAAAGATCTAGTTTTAGTACAAGAAGCATTAGGACATGCGAGTTTAAATACTTCAAGGATTTACACCCATTTTGATAACGAAAAGCTTAAACTAGCTGCAGAAGTAGCTAAAAAACTTCACGATAGAAACTAAGATCAAAGCATATTCTTTTTTAAGGATATGCCATAAAACTCCATCATAAATTTTCAATTAAAAACTAATATTTATTATGTTTATTGTAAAATAATATCTTTACTATGTATATATTTTAAGGAAAAAGATGACTTATTTAGAGATTGATGGTGTTGAAAAACTTAATGGAGAAGTGATAATTAGTGGTGCTAAAAATGCTGCACTTCCTTTGATAGCTTCAAGTATTTTAGCAAAAAATGAAGTGCAAATTTCCAATTTACCTAATGTAGCAGATATTTGCACCCTACTTTCTTTGCTTGAAAATTTAGGAGCAAATTATACCTTTAAAGATAATTTTGCAACAATCAATACAAATCATTTAAACAAAACCATAGCAAAATACGACATCGTACGCAAAATGCGTGCTTCTATACTTACTTTAGGGCCTTTGTTAGCTAGATTTGGAAATTGTGAAGTTTCTTTGCCCGGAGGTTGTGCTATAGGTCAACGCCCTATTGATTTACATCTTTTAGCTTTAGAAAAAATGGGAGCAAATATCGAGATCAAACAAGGCTATGTTGTAGCTAATGGTAAATTAAGTGGTGCAGATGTGATGTTTGATAAAATCACCGTTACAGGCAGTGAAAACATCATCATGGCAGCAGCTCTAGCTCATGGTAAAACTAGAATTTTAAATGTAGCTAAAGAACCTGAAGTGGTGCAACTTTGCGATGTTTTAGCTAGAGCTGGACTTGATATACAAGGCATAGGTTCTTCTGAGCTTGAAATTTATGGTACAAGTGGAGAGCTTTTGGAATTTAAACCTTTTGAAATTATACCAGATCGTATTGAAGCAGGAACTTATCTGTGTGCAGGAGCTATCACTAACTCAAAAATCACTCTTAAAAAAGTCAACGCAGGTCATCTTAGTGCAGTTTTGGCAAAATTAGAGCAAATGGGTTTTAGTTTTGATATTAATGAAGATAGTATTAGCATTAACCCTGCAAAAGAAATCAAACCGGTGGAAATTTTAACAAGTGAATACCCGGGATTTCCAACAGATATGCAAGCACAATTCATGGCATTAGCTTTAAAAGCAAATGGTACAAGTATCATCGATGAAAGGCTTTTTGAAAACCGCTTCATGCATGTAAGTGAGCTTTTAAGAATGGGAGCTGATATAAGATTAAATGGGCATATTGCAACTATTAATGGCACCAAAGAACTTTTAGGGGCTGATGTAATGGCTACTGATTTGCGTGCGTCTTCGGCTTTGATTTTAGCAGCTTTAGCAGCTAAAGGAACTAGTAAAATTCATAGAATTTATCATCTTGATAGAGGGTATGAAAATTTAGAAGATAAATTTAAAAAGCTAGGGGCGAGTATAAGAAGGCTTGAAGAATGAGAGATATTTTTGCAACTTTAGAATTTTTAAAAACACACATTAAAACAAGAAATGAATTTGAAAAAGTAAATTTAACACAAGCTTTGGGGTGTATTTTATATGAAGATATTTTTGTTCAAAAAAATCTACCTGCGTTTGATAACTCTGCTTTAGATGGGTATGCATTAAATTATGCTTTAAAAAACGAAATGTTAAAAATCAAAGGAAGTATTTTAGCGGGTGATAAAAATACTTATATTTTAGAAAAAAATGAATGTTATAAAATCATGACAGGAGCTAAAATTCCTCAAAATGCAAATACCATTTTGATGTTTGAAGAAGCTTTACTTGAAAATGAAAAACTCAATGCCAAAAATGCTAAAGAAAACAACGCTATTCGTTTTAAAGGTGAAGAAGCAAAGCTTGGGGAGCTTTTGTTTCAAAAAGGACAAAAGATCACTTCAGGCATGATAGCTATGCTTGCTGCTCAAGGAATTTATGAGTTAAATGTTGTTAAAAAAATGCGTGTTGGAATTTTTTCAAGTGGAGATGAGCTTGTAGAGCCTTGGGAAGATGCTGATGAATACAACATATATAACGCTAATGCATTTGGAATTTATGCTATTTTGCAAGATTATGCTGATGTTGAGTATTTAGGGCTTATAAAAGATGATTTAAATGCCTATAAAAAGCTTTTAGAAAATAAACAATTTGATATGCTTATAAGCAGCGGTGGAGCTAGCGTGGGTGAAGCTGATTTTATCAAACAGGCTTTGCTTGAGTGCGATTTTAGCCCTATTTTTGAAAAAGTTAATGCAAAGCTTTGTAAGCATGTAAAAGTTTTTAATAAAAACAATATGCTTTTTCTGGCACTACCAGGAAATCCCCTAGCCTCTTTAATTTCAACACATATTTTTGCTAAAAATATTTTAAATTTATTTTATGGACTAGATTTATTGGAATTTTTAGAAGTAAAATTAGCAAGTGATTTAAATTTTAAAGGTGGTAGGAATGATTTTGTGTTTGGAAA
Encoded here:
- a CDS encoding rhomboid family intramembrane serine protease, whose protein sequence is MVASFLIALNVVVFIFVNYLYFGSLKLDLILGLNLFFYQGFYWQILSTMFMHGNWTHLILNMIVLFQFGMMLEKYLGSFKFILLYLIGGVFCSLLSVFYVYLSFDGSFVNVVGASGAICVLMGYYAYLDKTATKGLIVAILLMSFVPIFMGVNVAWYAHIFGFICGYVLGRLRVIK
- a CDS encoding molybdopterin molybdotransferase MoeA, which gives rise to MRDIFATLEFLKTHIKTRNEFEKVNLTQALGCILYEDIFVQKNLPAFDNSALDGYALNYALKNEMLKIKGSILAGDKNTYILEKNECYKIMTGAKIPQNANTILMFEEALLENEKLNAKNAKENNAIRFKGEEAKLGELLFQKGQKITSGMIAMLAAQGIYELNVVKKMRVGIFSSGDELVEPWEDADEYNIYNANAFGIYAILQDYADVEYLGLIKDDLNAYKKLLENKQFDMLISSGGASVGEADFIKQALLECDFSPIFEKVNAKLCKHVKVFNKNNMLFLALPGNPLASLISTHIFAKNILNLFYGLDLLEFLEVKLASDLNFKGGRNDFVFGKISQESFIPNKAKFGSGMIKPLYENTHILITKIDDTKLIKDQEVKVLKI
- a CDS encoding integrase/recombinase, whose amino-acid sequence is MKYPLDCEDSFEKSFLFWLSRYVKFKLNSLSNKELKDPQALAMVNLALSKGVKNIQELDAYVKKARNAGLSGVNTYFNPLKKLYEYLMFYKLYSLKQIDEEMLVEVLASISASLSDASKKNYRIAVINFFAFLDKQNEEDDKAHIFDINLKNWAGISGSKGVKLPEYMSEDEVGKFLDAIDNTDFKNNTIRNRLIIKIIIFTGIRVSEAIYIKLKDISEENDLYVIRIRGKGNKYRVVMIKKELIEHLLKDVRVNYLSQDGLLFVNRNGKALTQAYISRIVEQILFKAGIRKQKNGAHMLRHTFATLLYKKQKDLVLVQEALGHASLNTSRIYTHFDNEKLKLAAEVAKKLHDRN
- the murA gene encoding UDP-N-acetylglucosamine 1-carboxyvinyltransferase: MTYLEIDGVEKLNGEVIISGAKNAALPLIASSILAKNEVQISNLPNVADICTLLSLLENLGANYTFKDNFATINTNHLNKTIAKYDIVRKMRASILTLGPLLARFGNCEVSLPGGCAIGQRPIDLHLLALEKMGANIEIKQGYVVANGKLSGADVMFDKITVTGSENIIMAAALAHGKTRILNVAKEPEVVQLCDVLARAGLDIQGIGSSELEIYGTSGELLEFKPFEIIPDRIEAGTYLCAGAITNSKITLKKVNAGHLSAVLAKLEQMGFSFDINEDSISINPAKEIKPVEILTSEYPGFPTDMQAQFMALALKANGTSIIDERLFENRFMHVSELLRMGADIRLNGHIATINGTKELLGADVMATDLRASSALILAALAAKGTSKIHRIYHLDRGYENLEDKFKKLGASIRRLEE
- a CDS encoding aspartate/glutamate racemase family protein, with product MKTIGLIGGMSYESTLSYYEVINKITNHQLGKLHSAKIVLTSVDFEEIKECQNQNDWQKASEILTHHALLLEKCGVDFILICTNTMHWCYEDIQSRIQTPILHITKAMLLELQEQNVSKVLLLGTKYTMKERFYKEMLIQSGIEVFTPKEDDMVKINDIIFDELCKGVIKENSKKYFHDLIEQFPQAQGVILGCTELGLIIKESSKSLFDSAYIHAKIATLKALENE
- a CDS encoding phosphohistidine phosphatase, producing MKYIYFIRHAKAQKENYEQDLQRELSSNGKDDLKTMIYRIKDLNFNAQSIISSPAKRSIKTAQKFCKCFSLKEKDITIEKSFYEGDVDCILNFIKELKESRVVLIMHNPFLQELCEYLAHIELESFPTSAILCMRFDIQDFKELKEHSGEVVFFDYPKSSDHI